One segment of Clostridium botulinum DNA contains the following:
- a CDS encoding 1,4-beta-N-acetylmuramidase produces the protein MKRSKLIKVIASLLIGISALAENPIKANAITKTNQWVQVNGQWQYNDSIGNPIRDNWFYDRDSKNWYYLNSDGIRQTGWMKDKNGKEYYFKADGSLLVNDKINGYKVGADGAKIEENVDNNTSAEWIHDSTGWWYKEGNSYAKGWRYIDENWYYFYSNGYMAHDIKIKDYYLNSSGAWSNDVPESFSKGVSIGMTEDQVLVSNWGRPNEINKTTTKYGTYEQWVYDGYNYLYFENGILTTIQN, from the coding sequence GTGAAAAGATCAAAATTAATAAAGGTAATAGCTAGTTTATTAATAGGGATTTCAGCATTAGCAGAAAATCCAATAAAAGCAAATGCAATTACAAAAACAAATCAATGGGTACAAGTAAATGGACAGTGGCAATATAATGATTCTATAGGAAATCCCATAAGAGACAATTGGTTTTATGACAGAGATAGTAAAAATTGGTATTATTTAAATTCAGATGGAATAAGGCAAACTGGTTGGATGAAAGATAAAAATGGCAAAGAGTATTATTTTAAAGCAGATGGTTCTTTGCTTGTAAATGATAAAATTAATGGTTATAAGGTAGGGGCAGATGGAGCTAAGATAGAAGAAAATGTTGATAATAATACAAGTGCAGAATGGATACATGATTCTACTGGTTGGTGGTACAAAGAAGGCAATTCATATGCCAAAGGATGGAGATATATTGATGAAAATTGGTATTATTTTTATTCAAATGGATACATGGCTCATGACATAAAAATTAAAGATTATTACTTAAATTCTAGTGGAGCATGGTCAAATGATGTACCTGAATCTTTTTCTAAAGGTGTTAGTATTGGTATGACTGAAGACCAAGTTTTAGTATCAAACTGGGGAAGACCAAACGAAATAAATAAAACAACTACTAAATATGGAACATATGAACAATGGGTTTATGATGGATATAACTATCTGTATTTTGAAAATGGAATTCTTACAACAATACAAAATTAA